AAGCGTTTCTTTGGTGGCTCGTTTCTACCATGCTGTTTTTCTGTGTTGACACCCTCACCAgaagaaaaacaagaaagcatgatatttaattttattttacacgAATTTGCGCCAAACAAATGGGAAAGTTAGGATCTATCtactttggacttctttcgatatactacggaagcacattttcgtcCGAATTAACGCACAGAAAACAAGGTAAAAATTGCCTAAACTGAATTCGATGGCTTCAGTCCTTTTCGTTAGTTTTAAACTAAAATCCTACCGTAATACCGTCCAGTCGAGACGGGACGAAATACCGAAACATTCTCTGAGTCCAAAATACTGCCCTCTTATTTAAAATAGCCATAcccaaacaaatacatgtatactttcaCCTATACAGTGATTAACACGGGGAAAATCACTTCATTCGTGTAacaattttgtttgtaatttccttgttacttgatggattttaataaaataagaagTGTCGAAAAGAGAGAAACGAGTGCTTTTCTCGGCACAAAACGTCTTACACTTTTAATTTGTACTGTCTTCAAGCACGTTGCAGAAATTTCAGTGTACGTTAGTTATACATTTGGGCGaaatgtttgagaaaagtatCAAGAATTTCAGGCAGACAATTTGTGCCGAGGAAAGCACCCATTTTTCCTGTCTTCGGcgctttttatctttttaaaatctgTTAAGTTATAAGGAATTTATGAGCAAAAATGAATCGAGTGTACGATACCGAAAAGTTACATGGGTGGCCACCCAGATAAAAAGATACCATAATTTTTCTAAACTGTACCATTGAAAAGGCTGTACGGCGCTCTCCTAGGCTAGTCCAAGGGAGACATACCGTACTAGTTGTCCATCATTGTTCGGTATGAAGACAAGCTGCTTCAAAATGTAAAAGTAACACTGCAACACTTTACGAAGACGTTTTATGTTCCAACGAAATCAAGCGTATTTTTGCTCTTTACTCATCTGCTTTTAAAAGAACTCCGGTAAATAATGAATATTGATCTAGGTAAACTGACGACCCGCCCAAGTCCTTTGCATAGATTTCATCTCCTACATTCGCATGAACTACAACCGTGTCTGATCCACTTTCATGCTCGTGTACCCCAGCACCTGTATAGGGCCTCGCAATAagtcttccattttgataaatgccCATTGATATAAATCCAACGGCATCAGACAGGATGTTTCCGGTGAACAGGTACAGTCCACTTATCGGACAATGGAATATTCCGGTGGTCTGGCTGTATGCGTTGCCAATATTTGTGATGacgttttcaaattttacaattgCTGTGCTGCCAGACAACGGTAGATTGTTTTGCAATCTTCCAGAAAAGGCAACCTGTTGTTGATTTTTGGCCGCTGCAACTACAAACAAGCTAGGGTTAGTTAAAGAAAGTCATTTTTGCATCATTTCACCAACGAACTTATATTAGCAATGTGTTGGAAATACCACATTTAGACAACACAAATTAATAATCAGTTAGAATTTTTATCTAGATGTACGACTTAAAAAAAACAgcttaaatgaaacaaaaacgatAGTAAAGCCTTACCTGTGATGTTGTTCAGCTGTGACTGTAGAGTTTGGATCTGACTTTGAAGCTTATGAACTTGCGATTCAAGTTCAAGCCTCATTGACTGCTCTTGCGACACCAGCTGCAATAGTGACATGTGCTCGGAGCTCGTGTCTGTCGCTGAATCCAGCAGGGCTTCCGATGCAAACATAAatgaacacaacacaacacaGATATACTAGTAAATAAAACCATATTCAATGGCAGAATCGGCAAACGTAAAGATTGAAATGTCCTTACCCAACTTATGAGCACATTAATTAAATAGATTTTACGTACCGATTTCACTTTGTAAGAAGCCTTTATTACTGCTAAATGTAGGAATTTCTTTCGTGAGACATTCTATTGCAAAGTGATAAAGATATCTTATCGCAGGTTGAAATACTAGAGAAAAAAACTGAACATTATTTTGACACTGATATTAGACACATTCACACACGAAAACTGTCTTGGTAGACCGCCTGCTGCGAGTGCTGAGGTCCAAAGATCTGAAAACTTATACTAGAAGCTTCCTGGCCTGGAAGATAGTGCTAAAAATACTGGCTAACAGTTGACAGGGGCGGAGGAGGAGTGTGGGGTGGGGCAGACCCCAAGAGTCTGTGCTTTTGACTCTCTGATATCCTTAGGACACCTAACACATTTTTAGACAATATCGCCAGGCAAACACAGAAattgacgtcagacgaccttcaacTTTTCCccgaaataaagaaaatgaaagtacacaggctacacttgaaaacgaaagtcgcctttGTATTGGTCTATATTCAGGGTTCACACGCAGTGGGTCAACCCGTCTAAAAGCATGCGCGTGAATGggaagtcaattttcagcattttctaatgatttgaaaaaacATAGGCTTTAGCGCGACATCAGACGTTACCAGTGCAGTGCCAAGACTCTGGATGGATGGATTTCACGCTTATTTTCCTAATACGAGCACCTACTGCATTAAAAGGCCGAAACACATAGCATTTTTTGTGGCAAGCTAGATTGAAAAGGCAGATGTAAGAAATGAATGCCATTTTTGTGCGTTTAGGGGGATACAAATCACATTGAGACTTGTTGAAATCCAAGAATTGCGCTagattcttggatgatttgcagGAAGTCCAAATGTGGTTTTTAACCGTATTAATGCACAAAAATAACATTCAGTACTTAAGTTAATTAGTTTAATAGGTTTTATTATATTCGTTATCAAGCCATATAAACAATAGTATGAACACGAAATGTAACATATACAGATGGATTTCGGCCACGCGTTATATCAACATCAGCAAACGGCCCGTTCCACACTTACGTAAATTAAATAAACCACATCCAAAGAATTGACTATCAGATGCAAAACTTGTATAACCCGGGGTGAAGTACATAAATATCATTTGCTACATTCTTTAGGTGGATTTTGCATGGCAAAGAAATGGCAACAACGCTTGTGCTTAGTTAAAATATAAAGGAATATAGTCATATTTTAACAAAGTCAGTTGAAGTGGAAggtgattatttaaaaaaaaatcattaagttTGGTCAAATCACTACAAATAATACGTTTTACATACGAAGCTATGCATAATCATCGAAGTTAATGGATGGTCATTAAATGCGAACAGCCGTGTTAGCGACATTACTACCAGCCGTTTTGTGATAGTCATATTTTTTCACACATGCCTTTTTAACGGCTAAAATTCTCATGTACTTTTTCAGAAATAACGTACAACCCGGAAATTTCACAAAGATGGCCCGAAAAGATACATCTGTGAAAGTAAGTGGTGAAAGTAAGTGAACTGTACACACGCATTTCTACCAACACTAAATTCGGACTTAAGTACGTCCAGGTCTCATTGGCCGCTGTACTTATAATCATTAATTggcaacaaaatttattttgtctGGCAGAACTCTCTGGGAATTGCAGAGAGGTAATCTTTATCCCTATTTGGCGACAAAAACACCTTTTAAGAACATGAAAAGGGACATGTTTGCAGTCTATACCCTACGGGGCATGCATtcatatgcttcattgtgtctgaaagggtagatggaccgtaattaaacttaagCACTGACTGACTGAAACTTTACAAAGATTGTTATGAACAAAGACATTTACGTAAAACTTTGTAactttgttcgattttgtaagaCTGGAGAAATTGTTAGGGAACTTCTCAAATGTTTCTTCTTTGATCTTTAttagtcaaattcaaaaatgcttcttttgtttaaaatacaTGATCATTTGATTCCTTAATACCACAGTAATACGTGCTCTTAGTATCACAGGCGTCtcaattttctttgttgataCATTTGGTTTGGATCGTGCATGCCTTTGATAACATTCCCAAACTGTATGCAGACAACGCagatatactagtatatttatgaaaatgcaaGACTTACAacgaataaaatgtttttgacagTCAGTCAGCCATAAAAGGTATACTTGCTGATAAAGTAATTCTAACAATATCGTCCATAAAACCAGCGTTTCGAAAAGCAAAATAACATTTCGGCGCTATAGTATGCTATTGTATGATATCCATGCAAAATGTTATGATTAATTGAAACAGCTAATTTAAAATGGCTTCatacgttttattaaaagaggttacgacccagcTATTTttagacacaccgcatgtttagtattcaacccgtttacagttggacactatgctcccctctttgattgtgtctggcgGAAGAGGGAGatgactctgtgataagcagtttttaaatcccaccaggactgaactgaactgttttgatttctgtcttctggcctgtttcatcgggcccttaaatgtgtttctcttgatgttctgtcttctgcaaaggcattgagtacatacgtttttggttcttaaggtttgcttttgatataattagagcatttttgtgttttacatgtcatgccttttgtttccattgcgtgtgctAGAGATACACTTGGCGGGGAATACTTTTTTTTACACTGCCCCGTGacttttgaacatggtggggggtaagagtgaggttaggtgcgcaccataaaccggtttaagctccccagtggtgtttttgccactggccgttccagggcggtgccccactgtgttcctttaattgtttatttgtcctcgcgtgtttgctttgtatgttagtgagtgtgtgtgtgtgttagaagTGTACACAcgtgcgtgctgtgggtttcgttttggggaggctacgtttttggaacgtggcattccttgtttgatattaatctttgttgtttttttttcagtgaaaaggGTTTGTATTAGGGTGTTTCATACATTTGCATGTAAACTTTGTGAAAATGTTCCCAAATGTATACCTTGGCACAGAGAGAATAATACCGTTGTCGAACTTTTTTTGGGCCTATATTTAATGTAACAGACTTCAATGCAGTAACTAAAGACAGCAAATGACATACAGAGACCATCAAACTCTTATTCCTTTTCAGTGTTATAACGATCCTTAGGTAAGTTAGCTACAAATGATGTACAACACTCAGATGGAATCGCATGACTTTGCAAATAACATAATTCTAATTGTAAAATTAgagagaaaataaatataacaaagaaGTAGATGGATAGAACATATTTTAAAGAACTATAACAGATAAACGAATTATGTGAATTATATCATCTGGTATCCTTTAAAACATAAAGGTATGTCTATAAAAGATCAACACGGCTTTGAGGTACATCGAAATTTCAAAgtattcaacccgtttacagttggacactacgcttccctctttgattgtgtctggcggaagacagagcatcaagagaaacacatTTAAGGGCCCaatgaaacaggccagaagacagaaatcaaaacagttcagttcagtcctggtgggatttaaaaactgcttatcacagagtcatCTCCCTCTTCcgccagacacaatcaaagagggaagcgtagtgtccaactgtaaacgacCGGTTGAAtactaaacatgcggtgtgtctaaAAATAGGTGGGTCGTAACCTCTGTTTGGGTATTGTCTATTTTAAATAAACAGGCAATATTTTGGACTCAGTGAATGTTTCTGTATTCCTGTCCGTCTCGACTGGACGGTATTACGATAGGACTTTAGTTTA
This Mercenaria mercenaria strain notata chromosome 17, MADL_Memer_1, whole genome shotgun sequence DNA region includes the following protein-coding sequences:
- the LOC123535743 gene encoding complement C1q-like protein 2 encodes the protein MFASEALLDSATDTSSEHMSLLQLVSQEQSMRLELESQVHKLQSQIQTLQSQLNNITVAAAKNQQQVAFSGRLQNNLPLSGSTAIVKFENVITNIGNAYSQTTGIFHCPISGLYLFTGNILSDAVGFISMGIYQNGRLIARPYTGAGVHEHESGSDTVVVHANVGDEIYAKDLGGSSVYLDQYSLFTGVLLKADE